The segment GGTGTTGCTCAATTGGCTGAAAAATACGATGTCCCTGTCATTGCTTTAGCCGGTGGAATCAATCAGGATAATTTCATCTTAAATGACCGAGGGATGACATCCTGCTTTTCTATAATAAATGCACCTATGACTTTGGGTGAGGCTATGGATTCAGATACAACTTTTCGAAACTTAAGATTTACCGCCAATCAGTTATTCCGATTGGTGAAAGCTATACATATAGTAGATTAGGGAGAGGATACTATGAAAATTACTGATGTAAAGATCTTGCCTGTAAATCGATTTTTATATGTAAAAGTGTTCACGGACGAGGGTATTGTTGGTTTAGGTGAATCTGGAGCATGGGGATTTCTTGATGCTTCTGCCGAGGCGGTTAACTCGTTTAAGACGTATCTAATTGGAAAAGATCCACTTCAAATAGAGCATCACTGGCAATATATGTATCGTTCTTTTCATTTTAGAGGCGCAGCAATCATGGGAGCAATTAGTGCTATTGACATAGCCTTATGGGACATTGCCGGTAAATGGTTTAATGTGCCAACTTATATGCTACTAGGAGGAAAAAGCAGAGATAAAATTAGAACCTATTACCATGTCCACGGAGAAACTACAGAAGAACTAGTGGCTAATTGCATGAAAGCAAAAGAGCTCGGTTTTAATGCGATTGGTCATTTGTCGCCTTTCTTGGACGAACCAAGAAGTACGCCTTATTTTGAACCTTATGTAAAAATGATCAATGAAGCTACAGAGCGGGTGAGAATTATACGTGAAGCAGTTGGTAATGATATGGATTTATGCTTGGAATTACATAGAAGAATGCAGCCTGGGGAAGCAGTTGCCTTCTCAAAGGCGGTTGAAAAGTACCATCCATTCTTCTTGGAAGATCCAGTTATACCCGATAATTTTGATTCGATGGCACTTATAGCTAGCAAGTCTAATGTACCAATTGCTACTGGCGAAAGAATTCATACAATCCAGGAATTCGAAATGCTTTTATCCAGAAACGCCATGTCTTATGCAAGGACAAGTGTATGTTTATGCGGTGGAATTACTGGTACAAAGAAAATTGCTGCAATAGCAGAAGCGCATGGGGTACAGATTGTTCCTCATAACCCATTAAGTCCGGTAAGTACAGCAGCATGTATTCAAATTGCGACTGCAGTAGATAATCTGGCTATACAGGAACTACCTGATCACAATACCTTATCTGCCACAGAAAGGTTTACCAGTTCCGAGACTATCCAGGAAGAAAGTTTTAAACAGAGCGATTTCGTAACATGGGTTCCTACAGTGACAGATGGCTTTATTGATGTGCCTAAACAAGTAGGAATTGGTATGGATTTAGTAGAAAACGCAGACGAGAAGTTTCCGTATAAAAGAAGGGAGATAAATACTAGACTTCACGTAGATGGATCTGTGATTGATCAATAATTAGCTAAAGAACTGGTCCTTACGACAGTACATCATAGCAACCCGTTAAATTATGAAATTGTTTCTAAAAAAATATTATTAAAACAAATTAAGCGTGGTACCTTCACCAATTCATAATGAGGTACCACGCTTTAATTCACTGCGGGTTAGCCTCGCCCTCTACTCTCTAACCTTCATAAGAAAGGTAGGCTGATTTCCAAATTCCCCCATATCATTCATAATCTTTACTCCCTAAAATATGCAAACAAAAGTCTAGATCTGCTTGAAGGCGATTTTCCA is part of the Virgibacillus sp. NKC19-16 genome and harbors:
- a CDS encoding mandelate racemase/muconate lactonizing enzyme family protein, coding for MKITDVKILPVNRFLYVKVFTDEGIVGLGESGAWGFLDASAEAVNSFKTYLIGKDPLQIEHHWQYMYRSFHFRGAAIMGAISAIDIALWDIAGKWFNVPTYMLLGGKSRDKIRTYYHVHGETTEELVANCMKAKELGFNAIGHLSPFLDEPRSTPYFEPYVKMINEATERVRIIREAVGNDMDLCLELHRRMQPGEAVAFSKAVEKYHPFFLEDPVIPDNFDSMALIASKSNVPIATGERIHTIQEFEMLLSRNAMSYARTSVCLCGGITGTKKIAAIAEAHGVQIVPHNPLSPVSTAACIQIATAVDNLAIQELPDHNTLSATERFTSSETIQEESFKQSDFVTWVPTVTDGFIDVPKQVGIGMDLVENADEKFPYKRREINTRLHVDGSVIDQ